In Hahella sp. KA22, one genomic interval encodes:
- a CDS encoding GNAT family N-acetyltransferase, with the protein MGTRHLEALFNPKSIAVIGASERSNNLGGMVLRNLMSTDYSGRLVVVNDKGYHDVHGVPCVKRPQQMPFRPDLAIICTPPESVPRIVRVLGNVKVKTAMILTGGLSRTHSRSGRPLMYSVQEIASEYGIRILGPETIGMLSPASNLNATYMHMGVLPGKIAYIGQSGSLASAVIDWAFTRGIGFSHLTTLGDGIDVGLDDLIDYLAQDRSTKAILLHMENIHSPRRFISAVRAVSRGKLVIAVKSGRTPASQWRPAELPLGVVDGDKIFDAVFRRAGVLRVNGADEMFDALETLTRMKPVRGEPLHIISNGLGPGVLAVDRLASLNGELGSLSPETVSELGKHLPPYWTRRNPIDLNYDANPELYRRTLEILGRDPHVSNVLVLYAPSLTEDSLQVADAVIEAGKRSHLNIFTCWLGHSTVYDAREAFFHSGVPTFSTPDKAVKAFMHMVNHQRSQRVLRETPESYTDPVVDRSRARKTIQKIYASGRRVLTNAESRQILTDYGINMQDTRYCETEEQVVEVAREFGSPVDIRILHEHSCVPFKDEKTGRGRYKGRVKGLVEEASIRDSCRYLLTHYREHYPDSGFLGFAVQPSFQTVGGVGFSLGVTRDPVFGPLMVCGASGAAVNVSADRKLALPPLNMVLARDLLQQTHMFRLLKDYSYNPEQDIAKICETLVILSQIIIDIPEIKGLEVMPLYFDKHGAVAVNAMIDLDKPAKLAIQPYPQELREWIMLPKSKRKAEIRPVRGEDEPSHIEFYSGLSPESIRYRFFHYRKSFTHDEMVQMLQIDYDREMAFIAMSPKESGYGEDTLGTVRAWTDADNLQCEFAIIVRDDLRGENLGWVLMRKIIEYCREKGTVEMVGSVLPDNKPMLCLAEKLGFSIRYDDEEGVMALRLPLNAPDEWQAERLKYK; encoded by the coding sequence TTGGGAACCCGACATTTAGAAGCGTTGTTCAACCCTAAGTCCATCGCGGTGATTGGCGCGTCCGAACGCTCCAATAATCTGGGCGGCATGGTGTTGCGTAATCTGATGTCCACGGACTATTCAGGCCGTCTGGTGGTGGTGAATGACAAGGGCTATCACGATGTGCATGGCGTCCCCTGTGTGAAACGGCCCCAGCAAATGCCGTTTCGGCCGGATCTGGCCATTATCTGTACGCCGCCGGAGAGTGTGCCGCGTATTGTCCGGGTGCTGGGAAACGTCAAGGTTAAGACTGCGATGATCTTAACTGGCGGCCTGTCGCGCACTCATAGCCGCAGTGGCAGGCCGCTGATGTATTCCGTACAGGAAATTGCGTCTGAGTACGGTATTCGTATTCTGGGGCCGGAAACCATTGGCATGCTGTCCCCGGCCAGCAATCTGAATGCGACCTACATGCATATGGGCGTGCTGCCGGGCAAGATCGCCTATATCGGCCAGTCCGGCTCTCTCGCCAGTGCGGTCATCGACTGGGCGTTTACGCGGGGAATCGGCTTTTCTCATCTCACCACATTGGGAGACGGCATCGACGTCGGGCTCGATGACCTGATTGATTACCTGGCCCAGGATCGCAGCACTAAAGCGATATTGCTGCATATGGAGAATATTCATTCGCCCCGACGTTTTATTTCCGCTGTGCGGGCCGTGTCACGGGGGAAGCTGGTGATCGCAGTGAAAAGCGGTCGCACTCCGGCATCGCAATGGCGCCCCGCAGAGTTGCCTTTGGGGGTTGTGGACGGCGACAAGATTTTCGATGCGGTATTCCGGCGCGCCGGGGTTCTGCGGGTTAACGGCGCCGATGAGATGTTCGATGCGTTGGAGACTTTAACCCGGATGAAACCGGTGCGCGGCGAGCCTTTGCACATAATCAGCAACGGTCTGGGCCCTGGAGTGCTGGCGGTGGATCGGTTGGCGTCTTTGAATGGCGAGCTGGGTTCGCTGTCGCCGGAAACGGTGAGTGAACTGGGCAAGCATCTGCCGCCTTATTGGACGCGCCGCAACCCCATCGATCTCAACTACGACGCCAACCCGGAGCTGTATCGCCGTACTCTGGAGATACTCGGACGCGATCCGCATGTGTCCAATGTATTGGTGTTGTACGCCCCGTCCCTGACCGAGGACAGTCTGCAGGTGGCGGATGCGGTGATTGAGGCGGGCAAGCGTTCTCATTTGAATATTTTCACCTGCTGGTTAGGGCACAGTACGGTGTATGACGCCAGGGAAGCGTTTTTCCATAGCGGCGTGCCCACATTCTCCACGCCGGACAAGGCGGTGAAAGCCTTCATGCACATGGTTAATCACCAGCGCAGTCAGCGGGTGCTGCGGGAGACGCCTGAATCCTATACCGACCCAGTGGTGGACCGCTCCCGTGCGCGTAAGACCATTCAGAAGATATACGCCTCAGGACGGAGAGTGCTGACTAATGCGGAGTCGCGGCAGATTCTCACCGACTACGGCATCAACATGCAGGATACCCGCTACTGTGAAACGGAAGAGCAGGTAGTGGAAGTCGCGCGTGAATTCGGCTCGCCAGTTGACATCCGCATTTTGCACGAGCATAGCTGTGTCCCTTTTAAAGACGAGAAGACCGGTCGCGGCCGCTATAAGGGCCGGGTGAAGGGGCTGGTGGAGGAAGCATCCATTCGCGATTCCTGTCGCTATCTATTGACGCATTATAGAGAGCACTATCCCGACAGCGGCTTTCTCGGGTTTGCGGTGCAGCCGAGTTTTCAGACGGTGGGCGGGGTGGGGTTCAGTTTGGGAGTCACCCGCGACCCCGTGTTTGGGCCTTTAATGGTGTGCGGCGCCAGCGGCGCGGCGGTGAATGTGTCGGCGGATCGCAAGCTCGCTCTGCCGCCATTGAACATGGTGCTGGCCCGGGACTTGTTGCAACAGACGCATATGTTTCGCCTGCTGAAAGACTATAGCTATAACCCCGAGCAGGACATCGCCAAAATTTGCGAAACCCTGGTGATTCTGTCGCAGATCATTATCGACATTCCTGAAATTAAAGGCCTTGAGGTCATGCCGCTGTATTTTGACAAGCACGGGGCGGTGGCGGTCAACGCCATGATTGATCTCGACAAGCCGGCGAAGTTGGCGATTCAGCCTTATCCGCAGGAACTGCGGGAATGGATCATGCTGCCCAAGTCGAAGCGCAAGGCGGAAATTCGCCCGGTGCGGGGAGAGGATGAGCCGAGTCACATCGAGTTCTATTCCGGCCTGTCGCCGGAATCGATTCGCTACCGCTTTTTTCACTATCGGAAGTCCTTTACTCACGATGAAATGGTGCAGATGCTGCAAATCGACTATGACCGGGAAATGGCCTTTATCGCCATGTCTCCTAAGGAAAGCGGTTATGGCGAGGATACTCTGGGAACGGTGCGCGCCTGGACGGACGCGGACAATCTGCAGTGTGAGTTCGCCATCATCGTGCGGGATGATCTGCGTGGCGAAAACCTGGGGTGGGTGCTGATGCGCAAGATCATTGAGTACTGCCGTGAAAAAGGCACGGTGGAAATGGTGGGCTCAGTGTTGCCGGACAATAAACCCATGCTGTGTCTGGCGGAAAAGCTGGGATTCAGTATTCGTTACGATGATGAAGAAGGAGTGATGGCCCTGCGTTTACCGTTAAACGCGCCGGATGAGTGGCAGGCGGAGCGCTTGAAGTACAAATAA
- a CDS encoding histone deacetylase family protein has protein sequence MKTALFYHKDCTLHDMGEGHPESPMRLQAIMDRLEHAGILQEVDLVEPQETDRDKIIRVHPSRYVEQLENLNPDKGRIMVDPDTALMRHSMRAAYLAAGSAVEAADMVLSGQANTAFCAVRPPGHHAERSKSMGFCFFNNIAIAARHAMDFHGLERIAIVDFDVHQGNGTVDIFQDDPRVLFCSSFEYPLYPFSHHAVDRPNIINTPLDAHTRGLQFRRSVERDWLARLQDHRPQLILISAGFDAHKHDPLAHLELEERDYRWITRLLMDVARVYSSGRIVSILEGGYNLNALSASVEAHMEGLMGN, from the coding sequence ATGAAAACCGCCCTTTTCTATCATAAAGACTGTACATTGCACGACATGGGCGAGGGGCATCCCGAAAGCCCCATGCGATTGCAGGCGATTATGGACCGGCTTGAGCACGCCGGCATACTGCAGGAAGTGGATCTGGTCGAGCCGCAGGAAACTGACCGCGATAAAATCATCCGGGTGCATCCCTCCCGCTACGTTGAACAACTGGAAAACCTGAATCCGGACAAAGGCCGCATCATGGTCGATCCGGACACCGCCCTGATGCGTCACAGCATGCGCGCCGCCTATCTGGCTGCGGGTTCAGCGGTGGAAGCGGCGGACATGGTGCTCAGCGGCCAGGCGAACACTGCGTTTTGCGCCGTGCGTCCGCCTGGTCATCATGCGGAGCGTAGCAAGTCCATGGGCTTCTGCTTCTTCAACAATATCGCCATCGCCGCCCGCCACGCCATGGATTTTCATGGCCTGGAGCGCATCGCCATCGTGGATTTCGACGTGCATCAGGGCAACGGCACGGTAGACATCTTTCAGGATGATCCACGGGTCCTGTTCTGCTCAAGCTTTGAGTATCCGCTGTATCCGTTCAGTCACCATGCGGTGGATCGCCCTAATATCATCAACACGCCGCTGGACGCCCACACGCGCGGCCTGCAATTCCGGCGCAGCGTTGAGCGGGACTGGCTCGCCCGCCTGCAGGATCACCGCCCGCAACTGATACTTATCTCAGCGGGATTCGACGCCCATAAACATGATCCCCTGGCGCATCTGGAGTTGGAAGAAAGGGACTACCGCTGGATCACGCGTTTATTGATGGATGTGGCGCGGGTCTACAGCAGTGGGCGCATCGTTTCTATTCTGGAAGGCGGTTATAACCTGAACGCCCTGTCCGCCAGTGTGGAAGCGCACATGGAAGGTTTGATGGGGAATTGA
- a CDS encoding recombination-associated protein RdgC: protein MLFKNALIYRFTKPVPWPLEDLETGLSEHAFTPCQANDTYRLGWVPAAPLVSDALVYQQGRYLLLTLKREEKILPASVIKEEVEERAQEIEEREQRKLRKKEKNELKEQVITVLLPQAFKRSRLMSAYIDLDKGLLVVDTSSGTRADEFTSFLRQSMGTLPIRFVALNEAPAVHFSDWVQKDNTPTPFVSGDNCELRSGDGSDTVIRCKGTESLTDAISTHIENGMQVTQLSLEWDEKLSFAVGDDLKIKRIKFMDTLQEQLKDGDTGEAAERFAADFSLMTLEFSRMTDDLIKVLGGEDMSAVIQE, encoded by the coding sequence ATGCTTTTCAAAAACGCACTGATTTATCGTTTCACAAAACCCGTGCCCTGGCCTTTGGAAGACCTGGAAACCGGTTTGAGCGAACATGCTTTCACCCCGTGCCAGGCCAACGACACCTATCGTCTGGGCTGGGTTCCCGCAGCGCCTTTGGTCAGCGACGCGCTGGTCTATCAACAAGGCCGCTATCTGTTGCTGACTCTGAAACGGGAAGAGAAAATTCTGCCCGCCAGCGTCATTAAGGAAGAAGTGGAAGAACGCGCTCAGGAAATCGAAGAGCGCGAGCAGCGCAAATTGCGCAAGAAGGAAAAGAACGAACTAAAGGAGCAGGTCATCACGGTTCTGCTGCCTCAGGCGTTTAAGCGCTCGCGCCTTATGTCCGCTTACATTGACCTGGACAAGGGTCTGCTGGTGGTGGATACCTCTTCCGGAACCCGTGCGGACGAGTTCACCTCTTTCCTGCGTCAATCCATGGGCACGCTGCCAATTCGCTTCGTGGCGCTGAATGAGGCTCCTGCGGTGCATTTCTCAGACTGGGTGCAGAAAGACAACACGCCGACGCCTTTCGTTTCGGGCGACAACTGTGAGCTGCGTTCCGGCGATGGCTCCGACACTGTCATTCGCTGCAAAGGCACCGAGTCTTTGACGGACGCTATCTCCACGCATATTGAAAACGGCATGCAGGTGACGCAGTTGTCCCTGGAGTGGGACGAGAAGCTGAGCTTCGCAGTAGGCGATGACCTGAAGATCAAACGCATCAAGTTTATGGACACCCTGCAGGAGCAGTTGAAGGATGGCGATACTGGCGAAGCCGCTGAGCGTTTCGCCGCCGACTTCAGCCTGATGACCCTTGAGTTTTCCCGCATGACGGACGACCTGATCAAGGTCCTGGGCGGAGAAGACATGTCTGCGGTGATTCAGGAATAG
- the fliS gene encoding flagellar export chaperone FliS, giving the protein MNALHQYQSVNRQTSIVDADGHKLIQLLFDGALERITMAKGQILANNFEGKNRLIGKAVEIVGGLREFLDKEKGGDIAERLDALYEYMERRLFEANLQNDATILDEVAGLLKQVKNGWDGIRQEALEKGLV; this is encoded by the coding sequence ATGAACGCGTTACATCAGTATCAGAGCGTGAATCGTCAGACCAGCATCGTCGATGCGGATGGACATAAGTTGATCCAGCTGTTGTTCGATGGAGCGCTGGAGCGCATTACCATGGCGAAGGGGCAGATTCTGGCCAATAACTTTGAAGGCAAAAACCGGCTTATCGGCAAGGCGGTTGAAATCGTCGGCGGTTTGCGTGAGTTTCTGGACAAAGAAAAAGGCGGCGATATCGCAGAGCGTCTGGATGCATTGTACGAATATATGGAGCGCCGTTTATTTGAAGCCAACCTGCAAAATGATGCGACTATCCTGGATGAAGTGGCGGGCTTGTTGAAGCAAGTCAAAAACGGCTGGGACGGCATTCGTCAGGAAGCGTTGGAAAAAGGTCTCGTCTAA